One genomic region from Prunus persica cultivar Lovell chromosome G3, Prunus_persica_NCBIv2, whole genome shotgun sequence encodes:
- the LOC18784480 gene encoding probable aquaporin NIP5-1 isoform X1 yields MCLYIQVGEMAGVAIGATVLLDILVAGRPTTGGSMNPIRTLGPAIAAGNYKGLWIYLVAPTFGALAGAAAYTTVKLPDNKPPNQRKLQDFFIR; encoded by the exons ATGTGTCTCTATATACAGGTAGGGGAGATGGCAGGTGTGGCAATTGGTGCTACAGTATTGCTCGACATTCTTGTGGCAGG CAGGCCAACTACTGGAGGTTCAATGAATCCTATCCGGACTTTGGGTCCAGCTATTGCTGCAGGAAATTATAAGGGATTGTGGATCTATTTGGTTGCACCCACATTTGGGGCCTTAGCTGGAGCTGCTGCCTACACAACTGTGAAGCTCCCAGACAATAAACCTCCAAACCAG AGGAAGTTGcaggatttttttataagatgA
- the LOC18784480 gene encoding probable aquaporin NIP5-1 isoform X2 has product MCLYIQVGEMAGVAIGATVLLDILVAGPTTGGSMNPIRTLGPAIAAGNYKGLWIYLVAPTFGALAGAAAYTTVKLPDNKPPNQRKLQDFFIR; this is encoded by the exons ATGTGTCTCTATATACAGGTAGGGGAGATGGCAGGTGTGGCAATTGGTGCTACAGTATTGCTCGACATTCTTGTGGCAGG GCCAACTACTGGAGGTTCAATGAATCCTATCCGGACTTTGGGTCCAGCTATTGCTGCAGGAAATTATAAGGGATTGTGGATCTATTTGGTTGCACCCACATTTGGGGCCTTAGCTGGAGCTGCTGCCTACACAACTGTGAAGCTCCCAGACAATAAACCTCCAAACCAG AGGAAGTTGcaggatttttttataagatgA
- the LOC18783283 gene encoding rhodanese-like domain-containing protein 19, mitochondrial isoform X2: MAATKRPGDVASVDVYTAKGLLSVGHRYLDVRTVEEFNKSHVENALNIPYMFITEEGRVKNPEFLTQISSILKKQDHLVVGCNSGGRSLKACVDLLNEVSFSGFPACDEHGGGLLCMGGQ, from the exons ATGGCTGCCACGAAAAG GCCTGGAGATGTTGCCAGCGTCGACGTCTACACCGCAAAAGGTCTCCTCAGCGTAGGTCACCGTTATCTGGATGTCAG gACCGTTGAGGAGTTCAACAAGAGCCACGTTGAAAATGCCTTGAACATTCCTTACATGTTCATCACAGAAGAAG GTAGAGTGAAAAACCCTGAATTTCTCACCCAAATTTCCTCAATTCTCAAGAAACAGGACCACTTGGTCGTG GGTTGCAACAGTGGAGGCAGATCACTTAAAGCTTGTGTTGATCTTCTCAATGAAGTAAGTTTTTCTG GGTTTCCAGCATGTGACGAACATGGAGGGGGGCTACTCTGCATGGGTGGACAGTGA
- the LOC18783283 gene encoding rhodanese-like domain-containing protein 19, mitochondrial isoform X1 produces MAATKRPGDVASVDVYTAKGLLSVGHRYLDVRTVEEFNKSHVENALNIPYMFITEEGRVKNPEFLTQISSILKKQDHLVVGCNSGGRSLKACVDLLNEGFQHVTNMEGGYSAWVDSELAHDKPTEDLKVACKFRP; encoded by the exons ATGGCTGCCACGAAAAG GCCTGGAGATGTTGCCAGCGTCGACGTCTACACCGCAAAAGGTCTCCTCAGCGTAGGTCACCGTTATCTGGATGTCAG gACCGTTGAGGAGTTCAACAAGAGCCACGTTGAAAATGCCTTGAACATTCCTTACATGTTCATCACAGAAGAAG GTAGAGTGAAAAACCCTGAATTTCTCACCCAAATTTCCTCAATTCTCAAGAAACAGGACCACTTGGTCGTG GGTTGCAACAGTGGAGGCAGATCACTTAAAGCTTGTGTTGATCTTCTCAATGAA GGTTTCCAGCATGTGACGAACATGGAGGGGGGCTACTCTGCATGGGTGGACAGTGAACTTGCCCATGACAAACCCACTGAAGACTTAAAAGTCGCTTGCAAGTTCCGTCCTTGA